Proteins from a genomic interval of Mesobacillus sp. S13:
- a CDS encoding phage tail tape measure protein, whose translation MSNAAFDLGSYGAEIVLSTTTFDQGMQNAENQMNNVDKKAKGFGSNLGTLAAGAVAGLGAALAGAAIAGVKMADDLDKALNGLQSATGTTDEEMQGMEESLKRIYQNNFGESFQDIADSMALVQQNTGLTGEALEETTTHALMLRDTFGKDIAESTLTANGLMNQFGLTSEEAFNLMAQGIQNGADKNGDFLEGLNEYGVHFEQLGFDASEFTNILIDGAQSGAFSVDKIGDAMKEFGIRSKDGSKASAEGFALLGLNAEDMTASFAAGGDTAQTAFQQVMDSLLAIEDPVAQNAAGVALFGTQFEDLGVRGIEAFANIGDNASLTKDSLGKINEVKYDSFGEAMSGIGRNLQMGLIEPVQKYVLPLLSDFANWITAHMPQIQETISTIFSAIGTVIGGFITVVRSVISTFNETETSTNSSFDNIKDTIDTILTTIKGIITDITSGIKVIWKKYGDDIVKYAKSSMENISNIISGVLKVIRGIVKTVMGLLTGDWDKAFLGLKMIVSGAFQAIEGVIKQSINASRVVIDTTLKVIKNVFSAGLNGVLSIASSIFNKVKSALTSPIESAKNTIVGIIEKIKGAFNFTWKLPKLKMPHVSVTMKENGWGIPYPDFDVSWWARGGIADKTLLYGVGEAGKEAIIPLDNPLYMAPFADAVFDRIMNRLKPNNPPLSNKTMNELVVHNNLTFNVTNKIDDSEIKKIANKVFSVTNDTFRARGGLGLI comes from the coding sequence ATGAGTAATGCAGCTTTTGATTTGGGTTCTTATGGTGCCGAGATTGTTTTATCAACAACTACCTTTGATCAAGGTATGCAAAATGCAGAAAATCAAATGAATAATGTTGATAAAAAGGCTAAAGGGTTTGGTTCTAATCTAGGTACTTTGGCTGCTGGGGCTGTTGCAGGTCTAGGAGCAGCATTAGCAGGTGCGGCGATAGCAGGGGTTAAAATGGCTGATGATTTGGATAAAGCCTTAAATGGATTGCAGTCTGCCACTGGTACAACTGATGAAGAAATGCAAGGCATGGAAGAAAGTTTAAAACGAATTTATCAAAATAACTTCGGTGAGTCTTTTCAAGATATTGCTGATTCGATGGCACTTGTTCAACAGAATACCGGATTAACTGGAGAAGCTTTGGAAGAAACAACAACACATGCGCTTATGCTTCGTGATACATTTGGGAAAGACATTGCAGAATCAACTCTAACTGCAAATGGATTGATGAATCAATTTGGTTTAACCTCAGAGGAAGCTTTTAACCTGATGGCTCAAGGTATTCAAAATGGAGCAGATAAGAATGGAGATTTTTTAGAAGGACTAAATGAGTATGGGGTTCATTTTGAGCAATTAGGATTTGATGCCTCCGAATTTACTAACATTCTTATTGACGGGGCTCAGAGCGGCGCATTTTCTGTAGATAAAATTGGTGATGCAATGAAGGAGTTCGGTATAAGAAGTAAAGATGGTTCAAAAGCTTCTGCAGAAGGATTTGCATTATTAGGTCTTAATGCTGAGGATATGACAGCCTCATTTGCTGCTGGTGGAGATACAGCTCAAACAGCATTCCAACAGGTAATGGATTCTTTATTAGCTATAGAAGATCCTGTGGCACAAAATGCAGCAGGTGTAGCACTATTCGGAACTCAATTTGAAGACCTAGGGGTTCGTGGAATAGAAGCATTTGCTAATATTGGAGATAATGCTTCATTAACAAAAGATTCACTTGGTAAGATTAATGAAGTCAAATATGATTCTTTTGGAGAAGCAATGTCTGGAATTGGACGTAATTTGCAGATGGGACTAATTGAACCTGTTCAAAAATATGTACTCCCTTTGCTTTCCGATTTTGCTAATTGGATAACTGCACATATGCCTCAAATACAAGAGACAATATCCACCATTTTCAGTGCAATTGGAACTGTAATAGGTGGATTTATTACTGTTGTCAGAAGTGTTATTTCAACTTTCAATGAGACAGAAACCTCAACAAATTCTTCATTTGACAACATTAAAGACACAATCGACACAATCTTAACAACCATAAAAGGTATTATTACTGATATTACATCGGGTATAAAAGTTATTTGGAAAAAATACGGTGATGACATTGTGAAATATGCTAAATCATCAATGGAAAATATCTCAAATATTATATCAGGCGTTTTAAAGGTCATCCGTGGGATTGTAAAGACTGTGATGGGATTATTGACAGGTGACTGGGATAAAGCATTTTTGGGACTTAAAATGATTGTCTCAGGTGCATTTCAAGCAATTGAGGGGGTAATAAAGCAATCGATAAATGCTTCGAGAGTTGTAATTGATACTACTCTTAAAGTAATAAAAAATGTCTTTTCGGCTGGATTAAATGGTGTATTATCTATCGCATCAAGTATTTTTAACAAGGTAAAGTCAGCATTAACCAGTCCAATTGAATCGGCCAAAAACACAATTGTAGGAATCATTGAGAAAATTAAAGGTGCTTTTAATTTTACTTGGAAACTTCCAAAATTAAAAATGCCTCATGTTTCAGTTACAATGAAGGAAAATGGCTGGGGAATTCCTTACCCTGATTTTGATGTTTCTTGGTGGGCTAGAGGTGGAATTGCTGATAAAACTCTTTTATACGGAGTAGGTGAAGCAGGGAAAGAAGCTATTATTCCATTGGATAACCCTTTGTATATGGCTCCTTTTGCGGATGCTGTATTTGATAGGATAATGAATAGATTAAAACCTAATAACCCACCTTTATCCAATAAAACTATGAATGAACTTGTTGTACATAATAACTTAACTTTTAATGTAACTAATAAAATCGATGATAGTGAAATTAAAAAGATTGCTAATAAGGTGTTTAGCGTTACCAATGATACCTTTAGAGCTAGAGGTGGCTTGGGGTTAATTTAA
- a CDS encoding helix-turn-helix domain-containing protein: MIPVYKESIGTRLRLERFKKNMTQTAVCKEIGMKVDTLSRIENNKGKHHKSTIKKLCDYFKIDY; this comes from the coding sequence GTGATTCCTGTGTACAAAGAAAGTATAGGAACAAGACTTCGATTAGAACGATTTAAAAAGAACATGACTCAAACTGCAGTGTGCAAGGAAATTGGAATGAAAGTAGATACTTTAAGTCGGATAGAGAATAATAAAGGTAAACACCATAAGTCTACTATTAAGAAATTATGTGACTACTTTAAAATAGACTATTAG
- a CDS encoding helix-turn-helix domain-containing protein, with translation MAYKCRLKLILAEMEIKHGEFAEQIGIDKSSFSSIVNNKSLPSFETLYTIVEELTKRNPDLKLGDIWRKE, from the coding sequence ATGGCTTACAAATGCAGATTAAAACTGATCTTAGCTGAAATGGAAATTAAACATGGAGAATTTGCTGAGCAGATAGGCATTGATAAATCTTCTTTCAGTTCAATCGTAAATAATAAATCTTTACCTAGTTTCGAAACTTTATACACGATTGTTGAGGAATTAACTAAAAGGAACCCTGACTTAAAGTTAGGAGACATTTGGAGAAAAGAATAG
- a CDS encoding FtsK/SpoIIIE domain-containing protein, translated as MLFELVSTGSMLGVLGASYYFKTNQKDDTDKILKIADNCGLYTDDDELRLYRKNRSKDGKFTEYVFKIPLGLELDDFVSKYGKFKDGLNNTSVRSIDLKQIKKLKLDKSLPKQLESIIFNRVQLNKEIEFEYDGMLKIRVYDEGLTKDLPFNNEMLLKVKNWEVPIGVSYKEFIKHDFEKLQMLVVAGTTRYGKTVFLKNLITTLINNQPDNLKLTLIDLKGGLAFSRYVNCKQVNKVAKNAEETIEALEFIHDEMQQRQELFLTNGWEDIKEAGWKERHFIVVDEGAEIAMFENKEDRERATFLLGELARIGAGLGYRLVFATQYPTADVFPRQVKANTTASLCFKLKNSTQSMVVLDRKGAESLPVGLAGRAIYQTDRDRVVQTPYIQNEFIKSIIEPHIIIKARSEDQSVPHNQKKASETRKYITEFKET; from the coding sequence ATGCTATTTGAATTGGTATCAACTGGAAGTATGCTAGGTGTTTTGGGAGCAAGTTATTATTTTAAAACGAATCAAAAAGATGATACAGACAAAATTTTAAAAATTGCTGATAACTGTGGTTTGTACACAGATGATGATGAGCTAAGACTTTATCGTAAGAATCGCAGCAAAGATGGAAAGTTCACTGAGTATGTTTTCAAGATTCCTTTAGGCCTAGAATTAGATGACTTTGTAAGTAAATATGGAAAATTTAAGGACGGTTTAAATAATACAAGTGTCAGAAGTATTGATCTAAAGCAAATAAAAAAACTGAAATTAGATAAGTCATTACCCAAACAACTAGAAAGTATCATTTTTAATCGTGTGCAGTTAAATAAGGAAATTGAGTTTGAGTACGATGGAATGTTGAAAATAAGAGTTTATGATGAAGGATTGACAAAGGATTTGCCATTTAATAATGAGATGCTTTTAAAGGTTAAGAATTGGGAAGTGCCTATTGGTGTCAGTTACAAAGAGTTTATAAAACATGATTTTGAGAAGTTGCAAATGCTTGTAGTTGCTGGAACAACGAGATATGGAAAAACTGTGTTTCTAAAGAATTTAATTACTACTCTTATCAACAATCAACCTGACAATCTTAAATTAACTCTTATTGATCTAAAAGGCGGTCTTGCTTTTAGTCGATATGTTAATTGTAAGCAAGTAAATAAAGTAGCAAAGAACGCTGAGGAAACAATAGAAGCACTTGAATTTATCCATGATGAAATGCAGCAAAGGCAAGAGCTATTTTTAACAAATGGTTGGGAGGACATTAAAGAAGCTGGATGGAAAGAAAGACATTTCATTGTAGTGGATGAAGGGGCAGAAATAGCAATGTTTGAAAACAAAGAGGATCGAGAAAGAGCAACTTTCTTACTTGGTGAACTAGCAAGGATTGGAGCAGGTTTAGGATATAGGTTAGTATTTGCAACTCAATATCCAACTGCAGATGTATTCCCAAGACAAGTAAAAGCGAATACAACAGCATCTCTTTGTTTCAAATTAAAAAACAGTACTCAAAGCATGGTTGTATTAGATAGAAAAGGTGCTGAGTCATTGCCTGTTGGTTTGGCTGGTAGAGCGATTTACCAAACGGATAGAGACAGAGTAGTTCAAACACCTTATATTCAGAATGAATTCATTAAGTCGATTATAGAACCTCATATCATAATCAAGGCAAGGAGTGAGGATCAAAGTGTACCACACAACCAGAAAAAAGCTTCAGAGACAAGAAAATATATTACTGAGTTTAAAGAAACTTGA
- a CDS encoding replication-relaxation family protein: MYHTTRKKLQRQENILLSLKKLDYLTRLQLQIIHDLKSDRNAQRVLKAMEEYLHVIKEGENIYYLNAKGREMVNCEKVRKKLTTYQHYIMRNYLYIALGCPVEWKNEVSIINGYKNDKVSCRTDALIQKGDFYTIIEVDHEQKMIENIKKIDKYRILRQRGAFGLLAPRFVWMTTTDYRKNELLKASEGLNVEVYTIEDFKGRK, from the coding sequence GTGTACCACACAACCAGAAAAAAGCTTCAGAGACAAGAAAATATATTACTGAGTTTAAAGAAACTTGATTATTTAACTAGATTACAATTACAAATTATTCATGATTTAAAAAGTGACAGGAATGCCCAAAGAGTATTAAAGGCAATGGAAGAATATTTACATGTAATCAAGGAAGGGGAGAACATTTACTATCTGAATGCTAAAGGTCGCGAAATGGTTAATTGTGAAAAGGTTAGAAAGAAATTAACTACTTATCAGCATTACATTATGAGGAATTACCTGTATATTGCACTTGGTTGTCCTGTTGAATGGAAAAATGAAGTTTCAATAATTAACGGCTATAAGAATGACAAGGTTAGTTGTCGGACAGATGCTTTAATTCAGAAAGGTGACTTTTATACAATCATTGAAGTTGACCATGAGCAGAAGATGATTGAGAACATAAAGAAAATCGATAAGTACAGAATCCTTCGGCAACGTGGAGCATTCGGTTTATTAGCACCTAGATTTGTATGGATGACCACAACAGATTATCGAAAAAATGAATTGTTAAAAGCCAGTGAAGGATTGAATGTTGAAGTTTACACCATAGAGGATTTCAAAGGGAGGAAATAG
- a CDS encoding M23 family metallopeptidase: protein MIVRITSKFGEVSSIHKTPHTGIDIVLSEGTPLRSVYDGVIEKVYDGSTNIGKGIKIRFEDGTEGIYGHLSEVKVKVGEMVRDGQIVGLSGNTGRSTGEHLHFALQRHGEFVDPSSIVDKTVNYSWINHFFQNGKVGQIDFFSIPEWIKGKFTEATIGNTVDFISDMALALPIITVVSLSVYALLNMVSSRVAKLGALGTVVYSLIIIH from the coding sequence ATGATTGTAAGAATAACAAGTAAATTTGGTGAGGTAAGTTCAATTCATAAGACTCCTCATACTGGAATTGATATTGTTTTAAGTGAAGGTACACCTTTAAGAAGTGTTTATGATGGTGTCATTGAAAAAGTTTATGATGGCAGTACCAATATAGGTAAAGGAATCAAGATACGCTTTGAGGATGGTACAGAAGGAATATACGGTCATTTAAGCGAGGTAAAAGTAAAAGTAGGGGAAATGGTTCGAGACGGTCAGATTGTCGGTTTAAGCGGTAATACAGGTCGCTCAACAGGTGAACATTTACACTTTGCTTTGCAAAGGCATGGGGAGTTTGTTGATCCATCTTCAATAGTAGATAAGACGGTTAATTATTCATGGATAAATCACTTTTTTCAAAATGGAAAGGTTGGTCAAATTGACTTCTTTAGCATCCCAGAATGGATTAAAGGAAAATTTACGGAAGCTACCATTGGTAATACTGTTGACTTCATTTCGGATATGGCTTTGGCATTACCTATCATCACCGTTGTTAGCCTTAGTGTGTATGCTTTGCTTAACATGGTTAGTTCAAGGGTTGCTAAGCTTGGTGCGTTAGGGACAGTGGTATACAGCTTAATAATCATACATTAG
- a CDS encoding Ltp family lipoprotein, whose product MEKKQKQKKPFYKKWWVWVIAIIIIGAATAGGEEDQADTTKGETKSVATEPAKEEKQTVDSNTDDTKTEEIEKEEEKPEDNVPAEHKSALKKAKDYAKTMHMSKIAISEQLTSEFGEKFSEEAAAYAMENLEYDWKENALKKAESYSDTMFMSKQGIYDQLTSEAGEKFTAEEAQYAVDNLKADYKKNALEKAKSYQETMSMSPEAIRDQLASEYGEKFTQEEADYAIANLN is encoded by the coding sequence ATGGAAAAAAAACAAAAGCAGAAAAAACCGTTCTATAAAAAATGGTGGGTTTGGGTAATTGCGATTATCATTATTGGGGCTGCTACAGCTGGCGGTGAAGAGGATCAAGCGGATACAACCAAAGGGGAAACTAAGTCAGTTGCCACAGAACCTGCAAAGGAAGAAAAGCAAACAGTAGATTCTAATACAGATGATACTAAAACAGAAGAGATTGAAAAGGAAGAGGAAAAACCTGAGGATAATGTTCCTGCAGAACATAAATCTGCTTTGAAAAAAGCTAAAGACTACGCAAAAACAATGCATATGTCTAAAATTGCTATTTCTGAACAATTAACTTCAGAGTTTGGTGAAAAGTTTTCCGAAGAAGCTGCTGCATATGCAATGGAAAATCTTGAGTATGATTGGAAGGAAAATGCTTTGAAAAAGGCTGAATCCTATTCAGATACTATGTTCATGTCAAAGCAAGGGATATATGACCAGTTGACTTCTGAAGCTGGTGAAAAATTTACTGCTGAAGAAGCACAGTACGCAGTTGATAATCTGAAAGCTGATTACAAGAAAAATGCTTTAGAAAAAGCAAAAAGCTATCAGGAAACAATGAGTATGTCGCCAGAAGCTATCAGAGACCAATTGGCCTCTGAGTACGGTGAAAAGTTCACACAAGAAGAAGCAGATTATGCAATTGCGAATTTAAATTAA
- a CDS encoding restriction endonuclease, which translates to MSTAVGRIKLWDEDIEGYKDGELILNEYTAKVTHLDGSGTIIELAEKIEYIVEIDSEYNDIVYVKRNSGHTLIIFNLSGVGRRKERLQLIKEHYKNLNLLLGQRQREFSDNVETIYNNTINSNEILQIVYNYIERTSKSVFTEPLFFICFERLLYFKNSLGKYTLTTTSEHEPLLTFNSVVERFEDEVEFSALMNYYDEYFIKLVKILNKRISFDLENEGIFVTWKLLRDEICHYYYNKFNQSYGGYIPNIDKLSLDECVQSYTDIDLLDFNSGENASMYIYYLMYVNKFEDNNNYIINNDTFLRKLVEVIERKELDSFESSLTESSRSTSFTIDNIDLMNGLEFESFISDLFTKMGYSTKVTKGSGDQGIDVIVEKHGNKIGVQTKCYANSVNNKAIQEVVAGLKYYNLTKGIVVTNNFFTESAKELAISNDVILWDRSILKEKISEVFINY; encoded by the coding sequence TTGAGCACAGCTGTTGGTAGGATTAAGTTATGGGATGAAGACATTGAAGGGTACAAAGATGGGGAACTTATTCTAAATGAGTATACTGCCAAAGTAACACATCTAGATGGATCTGGAACAATAATCGAACTTGCAGAGAAAATCGAATATATTGTGGAAATAGATAGTGAATACAATGACATTGTCTATGTAAAGAGAAACTCTGGACATACTTTAATCATTTTTAATTTAAGTGGTGTTGGCAGGAGAAAAGAACGTTTACAATTAATTAAAGAACATTATAAAAATCTTAATTTATTACTTGGGCAGCGACAAAGAGAGTTTTCAGATAATGTTGAAACTATATATAACAATACTATAAATTCTAACGAGATTTTACAGATAGTTTATAACTATATAGAGAGAACGAGTAAGTCAGTTTTTACTGAACCACTTTTTTTTATTTGCTTTGAAAGATTACTGTATTTCAAAAATTCACTTGGGAAGTACACTTTAACTACCACTTCGGAACATGAACCGCTTCTAACCTTTAATTCAGTAGTGGAAAGATTTGAGGATGAGGTAGAATTTTCTGCCCTGATGAATTATTACGACGAATATTTTATAAAATTGGTGAAAATTCTAAATAAAAGAATCTCATTTGATTTAGAAAATGAAGGGATATTTGTTACTTGGAAATTACTGAGAGATGAAATCTGTCATTATTATTACAACAAGTTTAATCAAAGTTACGGGGGATATATCCCAAATATAGATAAACTATCTTTAGATGAATGTGTACAATCCTATACTGATATAGATTTACTTGACTTTAATTCAGGGGAAAATGCAAGTATGTACATTTATTATCTTATGTATGTAAATAAATTTGAAGATAATAATAATTACATCATTAATAATGATACTTTTCTAAGAAAATTGGTAGAAGTGATAGAACGTAAGGAACTTGATAGTTTTGAATCTTCTTTGACAGAATCTTCACGGTCTACAAGTTTTACAATAGATAATATAGATTTAATGAATGGATTAGAATTTGAGAGTTTTATTTCTGATCTTTTTACTAAGATGGGTTATTCAACCAAAGTGACAAAAGGTTCTGGTGATCAAGGGATAGATGTTATCGTTGAGAAACATGGAAACAAAATAGGTGTGCAAACTAAATGCTACGCTAATAGTGTAAATAACAAGGCAATTCAAGAAGTTGTGGCAGGACTTAAGTATTATAATCTAACTAAAGGTATTGTAGTTACAAATAATTTTTTTACTGAATCAGCTAAGGAACTAGCTATTTCAAATGATGTAATTCTTTGGGACAGAAGTATATTAAAAGAAAAAATATCAGAAGTGTTTATAAATTACTAA
- a CDS encoding group-specific protein: MMLDLEIKIDEEEVRKLYLEEMEKHFKKINAELTFWDSMELKRRTCMSWNTISSTFFYDPRFPKYKVGGKWYFPAKETQKFLLTWLVEQK, translated from the coding sequence ATGATGTTAGATTTAGAAATAAAAATTGATGAAGAAGAAGTAAGAAAACTTTACCTAGAGGAGATGGAAAAACATTTTAAAAAGATTAATGCTGAATTAACTTTCTGGGATTCCATGGAACTAAAGAGAAGAACATGTATGAGCTGGAATACAATTTCATCAACATTCTTTTATGATCCTAGATTTCCTAAGTATAAAGTGGGCGGGAAATGGTACTTTCCAGCAAAGGAAACTCAAAAATTTTTATTAACTTGGTTGGTTGAGCAAAAATGA
- a CDS encoding GNAT family N-acetyltransferase produces MYQYFNGLVIREGTEGVPAEKVEKLFMDAGWARNTPEWQKEKYTLMFNNSTWAFTVWDQNEMVGMVRVISDKIMAANIMDLAVLTEYRGKGIGQKLVQLCVQKLPHGDWFAHTSANNFSFYEKCGFEVKDVSKNGTCAYYGYIQARKDGHR; encoded by the coding sequence ATGTATCAATACTTCAACGGGCTGGTCATTCGCGAAGGCACAGAAGGGGTACCGGCAGAAAAAGTTGAGAAACTTTTTATGGATGCAGGATGGGCACGAAATACTCCTGAATGGCAAAAGGAAAAGTACACACTGATGTTCAATAATTCAACCTGGGCTTTTACAGTTTGGGATCAAAACGAAATGGTCGGGATGGTAAGGGTTATCTCGGACAAAATTATGGCTGCAAACATTATGGACCTGGCAGTTTTAACAGAGTACCGAGGAAAAGGGATTGGCCAGAAGCTTGTGCAGCTATGCGTACAAAAACTCCCGCATGGAGACTGGTTTGCCCATACCTCTGCTAATAATTTCAGCTTTTATGAGAAGTGCGGTTTTGAGGTAAAGGACGTTTCTAAAAATGGAACTTGCGCGTATTATGGTTATATCCAAGCCCGTAAAGATGGACATAGATAG
- a CDS encoding DUF2750 domain-containing protein has product MNKKEFEAVIRLPAPIRYEYFIKKAADYEEVWGLYNEGWASAQDAEGNVLLPFYPNEKFAEAFAKNEWEGCKPKKIELRDFLEKWLPGMKVDGFKPSIFPTDTDSAVMDVDTLCEDIEEELEKY; this is encoded by the coding sequence TTGAATAAAAAGGAATTTGAAGCAGTCATTCGGCTGCCAGCACCGATTAGGTATGAGTATTTCATAAAAAAAGCAGCAGATTATGAAGAAGTTTGGGGGTTATATAATGAAGGATGGGCATCTGCACAAGATGCCGAGGGCAATGTTCTGCTGCCTTTTTACCCTAATGAAAAGTTCGCAGAGGCATTCGCTAAAAATGAATGGGAAGGCTGCAAGCCGAAGAAGATTGAGTTGAGAGATTTCCTTGAAAAGTGGCTTCCAGGGATGAAGGTGGATGGATTTAAGCCTTCGATTTTCCCAACCGACACAGATTCTGCTGTAATGGATGTGGATACGCTGTGTGAAGATATAGAAGAGGAGCTGGAGAAGTACTGA
- a CDS encoding MFS transporter: MTRQSDEAVAVESQPEWLQTYVESPEKQKALYKKTLLIVVLSQIFGGAGLAAGITVGALLAKDMLGTDIVAGLPIALFTLGSAGAALIVGRLSQRYGRRAGLASGFLTGGIGAIGVIIAAVMNNIFLLFASLLVYGAGSATNLQARYAGTDLASSKQRATAVSIAMVSTTFGAVAGPNLVEAMGQFALSVGVPALSGPFILAAAAYMVAGLVLLVFLRPDPFVVARAIAVAERDAKTNSPDYVEETLVTDKRGIGVAALIMVLTQMVMVAIMTMTPVHMGSHGHGLSAVGMVIGFHIGAMYLPSLLTGVLVDKIGRATMAAASGVTLLISGIMAAVAPGESMFWITLALILLGLGWNFGLISGTALLVDATNPTNRAKMQGTVDVLVALSGATGGMLSGMVVANSSFAFLSLAGGVLSLVLIPFVIWSNKK, translated from the coding sequence ATGACGCGTCAAAGTGATGAGGCTGTTGCGGTTGAAAGTCAACCGGAGTGGCTGCAAACTTATGTAGAATCACCAGAAAAACAAAAAGCCTTATATAAAAAAACATTATTAATAGTCGTTTTATCACAGATTTTCGGCGGAGCAGGCCTTGCTGCCGGGATAACGGTTGGCGCCTTATTAGCGAAGGATATGCTTGGCACTGACATAGTGGCCGGTTTGCCGATTGCGCTTTTCACATTGGGTTCTGCCGGGGCTGCACTCATTGTCGGACGCCTGTCACAGCGTTATGGCAGGCGTGCGGGTCTTGCCTCGGGATTCTTAACTGGTGGAATCGGTGCAATTGGTGTCATCATAGCCGCAGTGATGAATAATATCTTTTTGCTTTTTGCGTCACTATTGGTCTATGGTGCGGGAAGTGCAACGAATTTACAGGCACGCTATGCAGGAACGGATCTGGCCAGTTCAAAACAGCGTGCGACTGCAGTCAGTATTGCAATGGTTTCGACTACGTTCGGCGCTGTAGCAGGCCCTAACCTTGTAGAGGCAATGGGGCAGTTTGCGCTATCTGTAGGAGTTCCGGCGCTGTCTGGACCATTCATTCTCGCAGCTGCTGCCTATATGGTAGCGGGTTTGGTATTATTGGTATTCCTTCGCCCAGATCCTTTTGTGGTTGCCAGGGCGATTGCAGTAGCTGAGCGAGATGCCAAAACCAATTCGCCTGATTATGTTGAGGAAACCCTCGTTACAGATAAACGGGGAATCGGAGTGGCCGCGCTTATTATGGTGCTCACTCAAATGGTGATGGTAGCGATCATGACCATGACTCCGGTCCATATGGGAAGCCATGGTCATGGTTTAAGTGCCGTTGGTATGGTCATTGGATTCCATATCGGTGCAATGTATCTGCCGTCTTTATTAACTGGTGTTCTTGTTGATAAAATCGGGCGTGCGACAATGGCGGCAGCTTCAGGGGTCACACTGCTGATATCAGGTATTATGGCGGCTGTAGCTCCTGGTGAATCTATGTTCTGGATCACCCTCGCTCTCATTCTACTCGGTCTTGGCTGGAACTTCGGCCTGATCAGCGGAACCGCTCTCCTTGTTGATGCGACAAATCCAACGAACCGTGCAAAAATGCAAGGAACTGTGGATGTGTTAGTCGCGCTGTCGGGGGCAACCGGCGGAATGCTTTCCGGCATGGTTGTGGCGAATTCAAGTTTTGCTTTCCTGTCGCTCGCAGGAGGAGTGCTGTCATTAGTTTTAATACCATTTGTAATATGGTCAAATAAAAAGTAA
- a CDS encoding Type 1 glutamine amidotransferase-like domain-containing protein, with product MSRLVLLSDLKNLNRDIKKRIKELTSRKPFKLAYIPSQTDEDKLYFEKAKPEFKELGITEFFYFDVDQEFDWSQVEEFKSCDGIFLSGGNTYLFLKNLQGRNIVGCIKEMVLEGKLLIGVSAGSIIMSESIKIAEFHDQNEVKLNDLNGLGLVDFEFMPHWDREQGQQDELLKYSFHQEESIYTCNDGDGIVINGDKVEFFGDIKEVQKGAWL from the coding sequence ATGAGTAGATTAGTGCTTTTAAGTGATTTGAAAAATCTTAATCGTGATATAAAGAAAAGAATTAAGGAATTAACAAGCCGGAAGCCTTTTAAACTGGCTTATATCCCATCGCAAACGGACGAAGATAAATTGTATTTTGAAAAAGCCAAGCCGGAGTTTAAGGAATTGGGTATTACGGAATTCTTTTACTTTGACGTAGATCAAGAGTTTGATTGGTCTCAGGTTGAGGAGTTTAAAAGCTGCGACGGCATTTTTCTGTCAGGGGGGAATACGTATCTATTTTTAAAAAACCTGCAGGGAAGGAACATCGTTGGTTGTATAAAGGAAATGGTACTTGAAGGGAAACTTTTAATCGGAGTCAGTGCCGGAAGTATAATTATGTCAGAAAGCATCAAGATTGCCGAGTTCCATGATCAAAATGAGGTTAAGCTTAATGACTTAAATGGTTTAGGGCTGGTGGATTTTGAGTTTATGCCACATTGGGACAGAGAGCAAGGTCAGCAAGATGAACTGTTAAAATATTCGTTTCATCAGGAAGAGAGTATCTATACATGCAATGATGGCGATGGAATCGTCATTAATGGAGATAAGGTCGAGTTTTTTGGGGATATAAAAGAAGTCCAAAAAGGGGCATGGTTATAA